Proteins co-encoded in one Candidatus Woesearchaeota archaeon genomic window:
- a CDS encoding SET domain-containing protein-lysine N-methyltransferase — MQFRESKDSEWIVVGRSHVHEQGVFAKKDIPKGTRIIEYTGEKITKAESARRSERENGHAGQVYIFELNKRYDIDGAVGGSDAIYINHSCEPNCEVEIIRGRIWIVALRDIKEGEELGYDYNFDLEDFEEHPCNCGSKKCRGFIVGEEHWPKLKRLLAKKKKAALKKEDGVGKGRV; from the coding sequence ATGCAGTTTCGGGAAAGCAAGGATTCTGAATGGATTGTTGTGGGACGTTCGCATGTTCATGAGCAGGGAGTTTTTGCAAAAAAGGACATTCCGAAAGGGACGCGCATTATTGAATACACAGGTGAAAAGATTACAAAAGCAGAGTCTGCGAGAAGGTCTGAGCGAGAGAACGGCCATGCTGGTCAAGTGTACATTTTTGAGTTGAACAAGCGGTATGATATTGACGGCGCCGTTGGTGGGAGTGATGCAATTTACATTAACCACTCGTGTGAGCCAAATTGCGAGGTGGAGATTATTCGGGGGCGTATTTGGATTGTTGCCCTGCGCGACATTAAAGAGGGGGAGGAGCTCGGGTATGATTATAATTTTGATCTTGAGGATTTTGAGGAGCACCCTTGTAACTGTGGATCGAAGAAGTGCAGAGGGTTTATTGTGGGGGAAGAGCACTGGCCGAAGCTGAAGCGTCTTCTCGCAAAAAAGAAGAAGGCAGCGCTCAAAAAAGAAGACGGCGTAGGGAAGGGGCGCGTGTGA